One part of the Streptomyces lydicus genome encodes these proteins:
- a CDS encoding DUF72 domain-containing protein: MTVLLGTSGWQYPDWRGVLYPQGCPQRRWLEEYARHFATVESNAAFYRLPEEKTFADWRERTPDGFVMAVKASRYLTHIKRLREPAEPVRRLMARAEALGPRLGPVLLQLPPTLRCDTGLLDDCLACFPAGARVAVEPRHDSWWTPRVRTVLERHRAALCWADRGSRPVTPLWRTADWGYLRFHEGRARPWPRYGAQALTTWVRRIADTWPDRADVHAYFNNDPGGAAVLDAVRFARAAAAAGRSVSRTPSGRASAA; the protein is encoded by the coding sequence ATGACCGTCCTCCTGGGAACCTCCGGCTGGCAGTACCCGGACTGGCGCGGCGTCCTCTACCCGCAGGGCTGCCCGCAGCGCCGGTGGCTGGAGGAGTACGCGCGGCACTTCGCGACCGTGGAGAGCAACGCCGCCTTCTACCGGCTGCCGGAGGAGAAGACCTTCGCCGACTGGCGGGAGCGGACCCCCGACGGGTTCGTGATGGCGGTCAAGGCCAGCCGGTACCTGACGCACATCAAGCGGCTGCGCGAGCCGGCGGAGCCGGTGCGGCGGCTGATGGCGCGGGCTGAGGCCCTCGGCCCGCGCCTCGGACCGGTGCTGCTCCAGCTGCCGCCCACCCTGCGGTGCGACACCGGGCTGCTGGACGACTGCCTGGCCTGCTTCCCCGCCGGCGCGCGGGTGGCCGTCGAGCCCCGCCACGACTCCTGGTGGACGCCCCGGGTCCGTACGGTGCTGGAGCGGCACCGCGCCGCGCTGTGCTGGGCGGACCGCGGGTCCCGGCCGGTGACGCCCCTCTGGCGGACCGCCGACTGGGGGTATCTGCGGTTCCACGAGGGGCGCGCCCGGCCCTGGCCGCGCTACGGCGCGCAGGCGCTCACCACCTGGGTGCGGCGGATCGCCGACACCTGGCCCGACCGTGCCGACGTCCACGCGTACTTCAACAACGACCCGGGCGGGGCGGCCGTCCTCGACGCCGTCCGGTTCGCCCGCGCCGCCGCGGCCGCCGGCCGTTCCGTGAGCCGTACGCCGTCCGGGCGTGCCTCCGCCGCCTGA
- the hemA gene encoding 5-aminolevulinate synthase, whose protein sequence is MSQHLEFFSRELAELGNGRREFLEVGRHAGRFPRARTRAARPGSAPAEALVWCSNDYLGMGQHPVVLEAMKRAIDTYGAGSGGSRNIGGTHPHHVRLEKELAALHGKDSALLFSSGYAANDGALTVLAGRMDDCLVLSDELNHASLIDGLRHSGAEKRVFRHNDTAHLEELLAAADPDRPKLIVAESVYSMSGDVAPLAEIAAVARRYRATTFLDEVHAVGLYGPRGAGIAAREGLADDFTVLMGTLGKGFGTAGGYIAGPAPLVDAVRNFSRPFIFTTSLPPAVAAGALAAVRHLRASDRERTRLHARAGLLKRLLAERRIPYLSGASHIVSVLVGDEDRCKEAAARLLHRHGIYVQAVNAPSVRPGGEVLRLAPSAVHTPDEVEACAAALDEVWHALDLAAPAAPRTAPGR, encoded by the coding sequence CGCGCGGCCCGGCAGCGCACCGGCCGAGGCGCTCGTCTGGTGCAGCAACGATTATCTCGGCATGGGTCAGCACCCGGTGGTGCTGGAGGCGATGAAGCGGGCCATCGACACGTACGGGGCCGGTTCCGGGGGCTCGCGGAACATCGGCGGAACCCATCCCCATCACGTCCGGCTCGAAAAGGAACTGGCCGCCCTCCACGGCAAGGATTCCGCCTTACTGTTCAGCTCCGGATATGCCGCGAACGACGGAGCGCTGACGGTTCTCGCCGGCCGGATGGACGACTGCCTCGTCCTCTCCGACGAGCTCAACCACGCCTCTCTCATCGACGGGCTGCGGCACAGCGGCGCCGAAAAGCGGGTCTTCCGCCACAACGACACCGCGCATCTGGAAGAACTGCTCGCCGCCGCCGACCCGGACCGCCCCAAGCTGATCGTGGCGGAATCCGTCTATTCCATGTCCGGCGATGTCGCGCCGCTCGCCGAGATCGCCGCGGTGGCCCGCCGGTACCGGGCCACGACATTTCTCGACGAGGTGCACGCGGTCGGCCTGTACGGGCCCCGAGGCGCCGGAATCGCGGCCCGCGAGGGCCTCGCCGACGACTTCACCGTCCTCATGGGCACCCTCGGGAAGGGATTCGGCACCGCCGGGGGATACATCGCGGGCCCCGCCCCGCTCGTCGACGCGGTGCGGAACTTCTCCCGGCCCTTCATCTTCACCACGTCACTGCCGCCGGCCGTCGCCGCCGGCGCCCTCGCCGCCGTCCGCCACCTGCGCGCCTCCGACCGCGAGCGCACCCGCCTGCACGCCCGTGCCGGCCTCCTCAAGCGCCTCCTGGCGGAGCGCCGCATCCCGTATCTCTCCGGCGCCTCCCACATCGTCTCGGTCCTCGTCGGTGACGAGGACCGCTGCAAGGAGGCCGCCGCCCGGCTCCTGCACCGGCACGGCATCTACGTCCAGGCCGTCAACGCGCCGAGCGTCCGGCCCGGCGGGGAGGTGCTGCGCCTCGCGCCCTCGGCCGTGCACACCCCGGACGAGGTCGAGGCGTGCGCCGCGGCCCTCGACGAGGTGTGGCACGCCCTCGACCTCGCCGCCCCGGCCGCGCCCCGGACCGCGCCCGGCCGGTGA
- a CDS encoding alpha/beta fold hydrolase, which yields MASFVLPHALHGTGPHKVVAVHGWFADRSAFDPVLPDLDRAAFAYALVDLRGYGEAKDAPGAYTTAEGADDVLALADRLGWERFSVVGHSMGGSVAQRVLAAAPHRVRRLVGVSPVPASGLPLPPEQWELFSSAAHIPDSRRTIIDVTTGGRRPAAWLDRMVRRSLERSDPEAFRAWLDSWATEGFAAQIEGAAVPALAVTGALDPALSAELMRQTWLRWYADSELVELPAAGHYAMDESPLELIRAVEDFLRADGDGPGGDARDDGPRGEGSDPRSDRPAAR from the coding sequence GTGGCTTCCTTCGTCCTGCCTCATGCCCTGCACGGCACGGGACCGCACAAGGTGGTGGCGGTGCACGGCTGGTTCGCCGACCGCTCGGCCTTCGACCCGGTCCTGCCCGACCTCGACCGGGCCGCGTTCGCCTACGCGCTGGTCGACCTGCGGGGCTACGGCGAGGCGAAGGACGCCCCCGGCGCCTACACCACGGCCGAGGGGGCGGACGACGTGCTGGCGCTCGCCGACCGGCTGGGCTGGGAGCGTTTCTCGGTGGTCGGCCACTCGATGGGCGGCAGCGTCGCCCAGCGGGTGCTGGCCGCGGCACCGCACCGGGTGCGCCGGCTCGTCGGCGTCTCGCCGGTGCCGGCCTCCGGGCTGCCGCTGCCGCCGGAGCAGTGGGAGCTGTTCTCCTCCGCGGCGCACATCCCGGACAGCCGCCGGACCATCATCGACGTCACCACCGGCGGGCGGCGCCCCGCCGCCTGGCTGGACCGGATGGTGCGCCGTTCCCTGGAGCGCAGCGACCCCGAGGCGTTCCGGGCCTGGCTGGACTCCTGGGCCACCGAGGGCTTCGCCGCGCAGATCGAGGGTGCGGCGGTGCCGGCGCTGGCGGTGACCGGGGCGCTGGATCCCGCGCTGTCCGCGGAGCTGATGCGGCAGACCTGGCTGCGGTGGTACGCCGACAGCGAGCTGGTCGAACTGCCGGCGGCCGGGCACTACGCCATGGACGAGTCGCCCCTGGAACTGATCCGGGCGGTGGAGGACTTCCTGCGCGCCGACGGTGACGGTCCCGGTGGCGACGCCCGGGACGACGGCCCCCGCGGCGAGGGGAGCGACCCCCGGAGCGACCGGCCCGCGGCCCGATGA
- a CDS encoding cytochrome P450 — protein sequence MTRPAPDVPPGAVVPDVFDPRGYANGLPHAAYRLLRDHHPVAWQEEPEVLGWPAGPGFWAVTRHHDVVRVLKDSRTFSSWLGATQIRDPDPADLPFLRGMMLNQDPPGHLRLRRLVSRAFTRGRIDRFAAVFRARARGLLRTAVDTARATTGVCDLVTEVTDDFALLNLADLLGVPPGERGLLLDWTRRVIGYQDPDEADPTAAGPDGRPADPRSPAMLGDMFAFARDLAAHKRRHPADDLMTVLAADPELTVPELEMFFFLLTVAGNDTVRSAAPGGVLALARQPDAYRALRAGRADPATALEELLRRHPPVLSFRRTAAHDTELGGRRIRAGDKVVVFHGSANHDERVFTAPHRLDPTRAPNPHVSLGDGPHVCLGAHLARLQLRLFHAELCPLLPTLTLAAPPRHLVSNFINGLKSLPLRVAEGGEVT from the coding sequence ATGACCCGGCCCGCGCCCGACGTGCCGCCCGGTGCCGTCGTTCCCGACGTCTTCGACCCCCGCGGCTACGCGAACGGCCTGCCGCACGCCGCCTACCGGCTGCTGCGCGACCACCACCCGGTGGCCTGGCAGGAGGAGCCCGAGGTGCTGGGCTGGCCCGCGGGTCCCGGCTTCTGGGCCGTCACCCGGCACCACGACGTCGTACGGGTCCTGAAGGACTCCCGCACCTTCTCCTCCTGGCTGGGGGCCACCCAGATCCGCGACCCCGACCCCGCCGACCTGCCGTTCCTGCGCGGCATGATGCTCAACCAGGACCCGCCCGGCCACCTGCGGCTGCGCCGCCTGGTCAGCCGCGCCTTCACCCGCGGCCGCATCGACCGCTTCGCCGCCGTCTTCCGCGCCCGCGCCCGCGGCCTGCTCCGGACGGCGGTCGACACGGCGCGCGCCACCACCGGCGTGTGCGACCTGGTCACCGAGGTCACGGACGACTTCGCGCTGCTCAACCTCGCCGATCTGCTGGGGGTGCCGCCCGGCGAACGCGGGCTGCTGCTGGACTGGACCCGCCGGGTCATCGGCTATCAGGACCCGGACGAGGCGGACCCGACGGCAGCCGGCCCGGACGGCCGCCCCGCCGATCCCCGCTCCCCCGCGATGCTGGGGGACATGTTCGCCTTCGCCCGCGACCTGGCCGCCCACAAGCGCCGCCACCCGGCCGACGACCTCATGACCGTCCTCGCGGCGGACCCCGAACTGACCGTGCCCGAGCTGGAGATGTTCTTCTTCCTGCTGACCGTCGCCGGCAACGACACCGTGCGCAGCGCGGCCCCCGGCGGCGTACTGGCGCTCGCCCGGCAGCCGGACGCCTACCGCGCGCTGCGCGCCGGCCGGGCGGACCCGGCGACCGCCCTCGAAGAACTGCTGCGCCGGCATCCGCCGGTCCTCAGCTTCCGCCGCACCGCCGCCCACGACACCGAACTCGGCGGCCGCCGCATCCGCGCGGGCGACAAGGTCGTCGTCTTCCACGGCTCGGCCAACCACGACGAGCGGGTCTTCACCGCCCCGCACCGCCTCGATCCGACCCGCGCCCCGAACCCCCACGTCTCCCTCGGCGACGGCCCGCACGTCTGCCTGGGCGCCCACCTCGCCCGCCTCCAACTCCGCCTGTTCCACGCGGAGCTCTGCCCCCTCCTCCCCACCCTCACCCTCGCCGCCCCACCCCGCCACCTGGTCTCCAACTTCATCAACGGCCTCAAGTCACTGCCTCTTAGGGTGGCTGAGGGCGGTGAAGTGACGTAG
- a CDS encoding acylphosphatase: MIRRRVVVSGNVQGVFFRDSCRRTASGLGVAGWVRNLPDGTVEAVFEGEPDAVQRMVEWAHEGPPMAHVEAVSVHEEEPEGRRDFETLPTPGESW; the protein is encoded by the coding sequence ATGATCCGCAGACGGGTGGTGGTCTCCGGGAACGTGCAGGGTGTGTTCTTCCGCGACAGCTGCCGGCGCACGGCGAGCGGGCTCGGGGTGGCCGGCTGGGTGCGCAATCTCCCGGACGGGACGGTGGAGGCCGTCTTCGAGGGGGAGCCCGACGCGGTGCAGCGGATGGTGGAGTGGGCCCACGAGGGCCCGCCGATGGCGCACGTCGAGGCGGTCTCGGTGCACGAGGAGGAGCCCGAGGGCCGGCGGGACTTCGAGACCTTGCCGACGCCGGGGGAGTCCTGGTGA